One genomic segment of Deinococcus detaillensis includes these proteins:
- a CDS encoding type IV toxin-antitoxin system AbiEi family antitoxin domain-containing protein, protein MTNDLNTSFERRWVTLIEHHLPASERLITTARLRTAGFEGVELTRLIKRGKLERVERGVYALPSAGGAASSHAERLAELQLRFPWGVACLESAASLLGLTTTEPLEIDLALPRKRVGRTPQAAGVHFHWMTDAIYTHGQTTDLSSGVLLRTFDAAKTVADFCARRNKVGRSAYLTVLKTYLARGGPGGSPGATAPLLAAAQVCHVERMIRADLAVLRA, encoded by the coding sequence ATGACTAACGATTTGAACACTTCGTTTGAGCGACGCTGGGTGACGTTGATCGAACATCACCTTCCCGCGTCTGAGCGCCTCATCACAACGGCCCGCTTGAGAACTGCCGGGTTCGAGGGCGTGGAACTCACTCGCCTGATCAAGCGGGGAAAGCTTGAACGGGTCGAGCGAGGCGTCTATGCCCTGCCCTCGGCGGGCGGCGCGGCAAGCAGTCACGCCGAGCGACTCGCCGAGTTGCAACTCCGCTTTCCCTGGGGCGTCGCCTGCCTAGAGAGCGCCGCCAGTCTGCTGGGTCTTACCACCACCGAACCGCTGGAGATCGACCTCGCGCTCCCGAGAAAGCGCGTCGGTCGAACTCCTCAAGCGGCGGGCGTTCACTTTCACTGGATGACCGATGCCATTTACACCCACGGCCAGACCACCGATTTGAGCAGCGGTGTCCTGCTGCGCACCTTCGACGCCGCGAAGACCGTCGCCGATTTCTGTGCCCGGCGCAACAAAGTTGGGAGGAGCGCCTACCTCACCGTCCTCAAGACCTACCTGGCACGCGGCGGCCCTGGGGGATCGCCGGGAGCGACCGCCCCTCTGCTGGCTGCTGCCCAGGTGTGCCATGTGGAACGTATGATCCGCGCTGATCTGGCGGTGCTACGTGCCTGA